Proteins encoded together in one Cryptosporangium aurantiacum window:
- a CDS encoding cobyric acid synthase, with the protein MKGALLVAGATSDAGKSLVTAGICRWLARQGVRVAPFKAQNMSNNAVVTPDGGEIGRAQALQAEACGLAPSVRFNPVLLKPGSDRRSHLVVQGRAAGEVTALSYREVKPRLLGLVLDALTDLRRDYDVVICEGAGSPTEINLRATDIANMGLARPAKLPTIVVGDIDRGGVFASLFGTLALLDAEDQALISGFVINKFRGDPRLLAPGIDRLTELTGRPVLGTLPFVDGLWLDAEDSLSYSPDGVIGRGAPPLGSSWLRVVVPRLPRMSNVTDVDALAAEPGVQVRLVRHPAALADADLVVLPGSRATVDDLAWLRRTGLADAILAHHRAGRPVVGICGGFQMLARTITDTVESNLGTVDGLGLAPVDITFAPEKTLGRPAGTSDGETVTGYEIHHGQVSGRHPAVPGWITTGSGEDEGVRYSDASGVVYGTHWHGTLECDGFRRRLLTDVAVQRGLGGFVVPPDTDYLQVRAQALDVLANLVEAHLDTDALIRLVGEGAPAGQPFLAPGAP; encoded by the coding sequence GTGAAGGGCGCACTGCTGGTCGCGGGGGCCACCTCCGACGCCGGCAAGAGCCTCGTCACCGCCGGCATCTGCCGCTGGCTCGCTCGCCAAGGCGTCCGAGTTGCGCCGTTCAAAGCCCAGAACATGAGCAACAACGCCGTGGTCACCCCCGATGGTGGGGAGATCGGCCGCGCGCAGGCGCTTCAGGCCGAGGCGTGCGGGCTCGCGCCGAGCGTCCGATTCAACCCGGTCTTGCTGAAGCCGGGCAGCGACCGCCGGTCGCACCTGGTGGTGCAGGGCCGAGCCGCAGGCGAGGTCACCGCACTGTCCTACCGGGAGGTCAAACCGCGGCTGCTCGGCCTCGTCCTGGACGCGCTGACCGACCTTCGCCGCGACTACGACGTCGTGATCTGCGAGGGCGCGGGCAGTCCGACCGAGATCAACCTGCGCGCGACCGACATCGCGAACATGGGCCTGGCCCGACCGGCGAAGCTCCCCACGATCGTCGTCGGCGACATCGATCGCGGCGGAGTGTTCGCCTCGCTGTTCGGCACGCTCGCCCTGCTCGACGCCGAAGACCAGGCGCTGATCAGCGGATTCGTGATCAACAAGTTCCGCGGCGACCCGCGTCTCCTGGCACCGGGCATCGACCGGCTCACCGAACTCACCGGGCGTCCGGTGCTGGGTACGCTCCCGTTCGTCGACGGCCTGTGGCTCGATGCCGAGGACTCCCTGTCCTACAGCCCCGACGGCGTCATCGGTCGGGGCGCGCCACCGCTGGGCAGCAGTTGGCTGCGGGTCGTGGTGCCGCGTCTGCCGCGGATGTCGAACGTCACGGACGTGGACGCGCTCGCCGCCGAGCCGGGCGTCCAGGTGCGGTTGGTGCGACACCCAGCGGCGTTGGCCGACGCTGACCTGGTGGTACTCCCGGGGAGCAGGGCCACTGTGGACGACCTGGCCTGGCTACGCCGCACCGGCCTGGCGGACGCGATCCTGGCCCACCACCGCGCCGGCCGGCCGGTCGTGGGGATCTGCGGTGGGTTCCAGATGCTCGCCCGGACGATCACCGACACCGTGGAGAGCAACCTCGGAACCGTCGACGGCCTCGGACTCGCGCCCGTCGACATCACGTTCGCACCCGAGAAGACGCTCGGCCGGCCGGCCGGGACGTCGGACGGCGAGACGGTCACCGGCTATGAGATCCATCACGGCCAGGTGAGCGGTCGCCACCCCGCTGTTCCCGGGTGGATCACGACCGGATCCGGGGAGGACGAGGGGGTCCGGTACTCGGACGCTTCCGGCGTGGTGTACGGCACCCACTGGCACGGGACCCTGGAGTGCGACGGCTTCCGACGACGCCTGCTGACCGACGTCGCCGTCCAACGCGGCCTGGGCGGTTTCGTGGTGCCCCCCGACACCGACTACCTGCAGGTCAGAGCCCAGGCTTTGGACGTTTTGGCGAATCTCGTCGAGGCGCATCTCGACACCGATGCACTGATCAGACTTGTCGGCGAGGGAGCACCAGCCGGGCAGCCATTCCTTGCACCGGGAGCACCATAG
- a CDS encoding cobalamin biosynthesis protein has protein sequence MSAPSRSDLLATAVGLTLGAMLDHVVPDPRRGHPVAGYGRFAAALERRLYAPTRPRGVVYTALAVGAPVAAAVAVDRLTRRRPVLRAAATAVTTWAVVGGASLRREAGAMDRLLAADDLPGARNRLSHLCGRDPAGLEPPALARAVVESVAENTADAVVAPYFWGAVAGIPGLVGYRAVNTLDAMVGHRSDRYVQFGWASARFDDLLNLVPSRLTALLTIGAAPLVRRGAAGEAWRTWRRDGGAHPSPNAGQCEAATAGALGIRLGGRNTYGGAVDERPVLGDGREARPADIVPAARLSLLVGAGAAALGAATLILRALVRPSRAARTSTSRTGAS, from the coding sequence GTGTCTGCTCCGTCCCGCTCCGACCTGCTCGCCACGGCCGTCGGGCTGACCCTCGGCGCGATGCTCGACCACGTCGTCCCGGACCCGCGCCGAGGCCACCCGGTCGCCGGGTACGGGCGGTTCGCCGCAGCGCTCGAGCGGCGGCTCTACGCGCCGACGCGTCCCCGGGGCGTCGTCTACACCGCGCTCGCGGTCGGGGCACCGGTGGCCGCAGCCGTCGCGGTCGACCGATTGACCCGCCGACGCCCAGTTTTGCGTGCAGCCGCCACCGCGGTGACGACGTGGGCGGTGGTCGGCGGGGCGTCACTGCGCCGCGAGGCCGGTGCGATGGACCGCCTGCTCGCCGCCGACGATCTGCCCGGTGCGCGCAACCGCCTCTCTCACCTCTGCGGACGTGATCCGGCCGGTCTGGAACCTCCGGCACTCGCCAGGGCGGTCGTCGAGTCGGTCGCGGAGAACACCGCGGACGCCGTCGTCGCTCCGTATTTCTGGGGTGCGGTGGCGGGGATCCCCGGGTTGGTCGGCTATCGCGCGGTCAACACCCTGGACGCCATGGTCGGGCACCGATCGGACCGGTATGTCCAGTTCGGCTGGGCGTCCGCGCGGTTCGACGACCTACTCAACCTCGTGCCGTCCAGGCTCACCGCCCTTCTGACGATCGGCGCCGCACCGCTGGTACGCCGCGGCGCCGCGGGGGAGGCCTGGCGCACCTGGCGGCGGGACGGCGGCGCGCATCCGAGCCCGAACGCCGGCCAGTGCGAGGCAGCGACCGCGGGTGCGCTGGGCATTCGGCTCGGCGGCCGCAATACGTACGGCGGCGCCGTCGACGAGCGTCCGGTGCTCGGTGACGGCCGGGAGGCCCGGCCGGCCGACATCGTCCCGGCGGCGCGGCTCTCCCTGCTGGTCGGCGCGGGCGCGGCCGCGCTCGGCGCGGCGACCCTAATCCTCCGCGCGCTGGTGCGCCCGAGCCGCGCGGCGCGCACGTCCACCTCACGAACGGGCGCGTCGTGA
- a CDS encoding single-stranded DNA-binding protein, whose product MNETITTLVGNVVDTPSRRTLDSGVSVTSFRVASTSRRFDRVTNRWVDGDSLYLKVTCWRSLAENTSVSLVKGDPVIVTGRLYTRLYEVAESRRAAYELEATAIGFDLNRGRATFQRMPSSRAVTVDEAGPDGLPTGSAVDAHLDTGVTTESGVAVGADPLGDDEEDERPESGPHMEGIDVPRTPPVGPDGRPLGPPFGPAGAVGRATSTSAVGRATPTGAEGRAVPTGAEGRPSPTSAGGVNSASGAGGASTAGNAGGASSASGGGDVGRASTAGGAGSASGAGGASTAGGAGGASTTGSASGAGGAGNASGAGGASTAGSAGSASGAGGAGSAGGAGAVGGASGAGGAGGRTGPVGVGGAGAAATTAAGAGGSAAEAERDTPRPGPRRRGSSAVPA is encoded by the coding sequence ATGAACGAGACGATCACCACGCTCGTGGGGAACGTCGTCGACACGCCGAGTCGGCGAACTCTCGACTCCGGCGTGAGCGTCACGTCGTTCCGAGTAGCCTCCACCTCCCGACGATTCGACCGGGTGACCAACCGTTGGGTCGACGGCGATTCGCTCTACCTCAAGGTGACGTGCTGGCGCTCGCTGGCCGAGAACACGTCCGTCTCGCTGGTGAAGGGCGATCCGGTGATCGTCACCGGGCGCCTGTACACCCGCCTCTACGAGGTGGCCGAGTCCCGGCGGGCGGCCTACGAACTGGAGGCGACGGCCATCGGCTTCGACCTCAACCGCGGCCGGGCCACGTTCCAACGCATGCCGAGCTCGCGTGCGGTGACCGTGGACGAGGCGGGTCCGGACGGTCTGCCGACGGGCAGCGCGGTGGATGCGCACCTGGATACCGGCGTGACGACGGAGAGCGGCGTCGCGGTGGGCGCCGATCCGCTCGGCGATGACGAGGAGGACGAGCGACCGGAGTCCGGGCCGCACATGGAGGGCATCGACGTACCTCGTACCCCACCGGTCGGCCCCGACGGCCGCCCGCTCGGCCCGCCGTTCGGCCCAGCCGGCGCGGTAGGTCGCGCTACTTCGACCAGCGCGGTTGGTCGGGCCACCCCCACCGGCGCGGAAGGCCGCGCCGTCCCGACCGGCGCGGAAGGCCGCCCCAGCCCGACCAGCGCGGGAGGCGTGAACAGCGCGTCCGGCGCCGGGGGCGCGAGCACGGCAGGCAACGCGGGGGGCGCGAGCAGCGCGTCCGGCGGCGGGGACGTGGGACGCGCGAGCACCGCAGGAGGCGCAGGCAGCGCGTCCGGCGCTGGGGGCGCGAGCACCGCGGGAGGCGCCGGGGGCGCGAGCACGACAGGCAGCGCGAGCGGCGCGGGAGGCGCGGGCAACGCGTCCGGCGCCGGGGGCGCGAGCACTGCGGGCAGCGCAGGCAGCGCGAGTGGCGCGGGAGGCGCGGGCAGCGCCGGGGGCGCGGGCGCGGTGGGAGGCGCGAGCGGCGCGGGAGGTGCGGGTGGTCGAACCGGGCCCGTTGGCGTGGGAGGCGCTGGGGCGGCGGCTACCACGGCGGCTGGGGCGGGTGGCTCGGCCGCTGAGGCGGAGCGGGACACTCCGCGGCCGGGCCCCCGTCGTCGCGGCTCATCGGCGGTTCCCGCGTAA